The Candidatus Saccharibacteria bacterium oral taxon 955 DNA segment GAAATAGTGATAACAGTCTGGGGGTACGAACCAAACGACCCAGTATGTTAACCGTCCTCGATCGGGGCGTGCGCTTGAGACCATTAGCGTCTCGCGCAACGCCCTGATCGGAGGCGGTTTTTTTAAAATACACCAAATTAAATAGCCACAAACAATGTGGCTATTTTCTAGACGATCAATCTAATTTTAGTGTATATAGCGGTACATACCAGATGTCGCCTCACCCCAAGGCACATCGCCATGACCAACGCGTGCGAAACCACCGCCAAATCGGTACCCATTCATCTCACTAATTGTTATAGACACCCCTGGATTTACTGACTCAACAATCGCCACATGTCCATATCCACCACCATTCTGCATGATTGACCCTGGCTCAGGGTTACCATCAACGCGAAGCCCCGCCGAACGAGCGCTATACGCCCAGGTACTAGCATTTCCCCAGAAACTACCAATCGGTCGACCAAGTTGTATGCGTCGCTCATAGGCATACCAGGTACAGTTACCCCACGCATACTTGTTTCCCACAGATATACTACCCTTGTATGAGCTACCGTACCCGCCAGAGTAGTTTGCATAATTCAACGTCGCCCCTCCACGCCTACCGCGAGGACCAACATAGCCAGGACGCTCAGTATCTGGTAGATTTCCACCAGGAACAATAATCTGTGAACCAGCTACTGGATTGCCTGTTAATTCTAGGTCGTTATACGCCATCACACTTTGGCGATCACTACCATATTTAGATACAATACTATCTACTGTGTCACCTTCTTTCACCTTGTAAAGCACACCGTCGACTGGCATAATCGTGAGATTACGACCCGGCTCTAGGGCGTCAGACGTCAGATTATTCGCCCACTTAAGCGTAGTCGCTGATATGCCATACTTT contains these protein-coding regions:
- a CDS encoding LysM peptidoglycan-binding domain-containing protein — encoded protein: MIIRNQSIDTALSRSSKSDISSDRVYSSKKPRRTRGSISGTAIASYLGVFLLVMTMVAVAYQPPVNTSARADASVAPQTQQHTPTVQSSVDQVMATNLASSLAESTGMPISNNVANLSQSLAVESAMAQTEASVISKPQIIQPTAGSRSTQQYTTVAGDTVPSVAAKYGISATTLKWANNLTSDALEPGRNLTIMPVDGVLYKVKEGDTVDSIVSKYGSDRQSVMAYNDLELTGNPVAGSQIIVPGGNLPDTERPGYVGPRGRRGGATLNYANYSGGYGSSYKGSISVGNKYAWGNCTWYAYERRIQLGRPIGSFWGNASTWAYSARSAGLRVDGNPEPGSIMQNGGGYGHVAIVESVNPGVSITISEMNGYRFGGGFARVGHGDVPWGEATSGMYRYIH